A part of Desulfotomaculum nigrificans DSM 574 genomic DNA contains:
- the gatB gene encoding Asp-tRNA(Asn)/Glu-tRNA(Gln) amidotransferase subunit GatB gives MTQQYEAVIGLEIHVELKTNTKIFCNSTTEFGGDPNTHVCPVCLGLPGTLPVLNKKVVEYAVRAALALNCSVANFSKFDRKNYYYPDLPKNYQISQYDLPIAEHGYLDIEVDGQTKRIGITRLHMEEDAGKLVHQGNIVSTPYSLVDYNRTGVPLIEIVSEPDMRSPEEARAYAEKLRAIIQYTGVSDCRMEEGSLRCDANVSVRPVGQKEFGTKTEIKNLNSFRALQRALAYEIERQIAVLEAGDRVVQETRTWDETRGITLSMRSKEQAHDYRYFPDPDLVPLVLDNQYIDFIRQSLPELPDQRRARYMDDYGLPAYDANILTLTKEMSDYFEEVLKDYDNPKTVSNWMMGEMTRLLNANGIDITECKIRPGQLADMLNLVDKGTISIKIAKTVFEEMFNTGKDAEAIVKEKGLVQISDAGAIAAVVDEVIAANPKSVEDFRAGKEKAIGFLVGQVMRATKGKANPELVNKLLREKLQ, from the coding sequence ATGACGCAACAGTATGAAGCCGTAATTGGTCTGGAAATACACGTGGAGTTAAAGACCAATACCAAGATCTTCTGCAACTCCACCACCGAATTTGGCGGAGATCCTAACACTCACGTCTGTCCGGTATGCCTGGGACTGCCCGGTACTTTACCGGTATTAAATAAAAAGGTGGTGGAATATGCCGTTCGGGCCGCCCTGGCTTTGAATTGCTCCGTTGCTAACTTTTCCAAGTTTGACCGGAAAAACTACTACTATCCGGACCTGCCCAAGAACTATCAAATTTCCCAATATGATCTGCCCATAGCAGAGCACGGTTACCTGGATATTGAGGTGGACGGGCAGACCAAACGCATCGGTATCACCCGCCTGCATATGGAAGAGGATGCCGGCAAGCTGGTACACCAGGGCAATATTGTGAGCACCCCGTATTCACTGGTGGATTATAACCGGACGGGAGTGCCGCTGATTGAAATTGTATCTGAGCCGGATATGAGATCCCCTGAGGAAGCCAGGGCCTATGCCGAGAAATTAAGAGCCATTATCCAATACACCGGGGTTTCTGATTGCCGGATGGAAGAGGGCAGCCTGCGCTGCGATGCCAATGTTTCGGTTCGCCCGGTGGGACAAAAGGAATTTGGCACCAAGACAGAGATAAAAAATTTGAACTCCTTCCGGGCCTTACAAAGGGCTCTGGCCTATGAAATAGAACGGCAGATTGCGGTACTGGAGGCCGGCGACCGGGTGGTGCAGGAGACGCGCACCTGGGATGAGACCAGGGGGATCACACTTTCCATGCGCAGCAAGGAGCAGGCCCATGACTACCGTTATTTCCCTGACCCGGATTTGGTGCCTCTGGTGCTGGATAACCAGTATATTGATTTTATCCGCCAGTCATTACCGGAGCTGCCGGATCAGCGCCGGGCCAGGTATATGGACGATTATGGATTGCCGGCTTATGATGCCAACATCTTAACCCTGACCAAAGAGATGTCCGACTACTTTGAAGAGGTCTTAAAAGATTATGATAACCCCAAGACCGTCAGCAACTGGATGATGGGGGAAATGACTCGTTTACTTAACGCCAATGGCATAGATATTACTGAATGTAAGATCAGGCCTGGCCAACTGGCCGACATGCTTAACCTGGTGGATAAAGGAACCATCAGTATCAAGATTGCCAAAACCGTGTTTGAAGAGATGTTTAACACCGGTAAAGATGCCGAAGCCATTGTCAAAGAAAAGGGGCTGGTACAGATTTCCGATGCGGGTGCCATTGCCGCAGTGGTGGACGAAGTGATTGCCGCCAACCCCAAATCTGTAGAAGACTTCCGGGCGGGTAAAGAAAAGGCCATTGGCTTCCTGGTGGGCCAGGTAATGAGGGCCACCAAGGGGAAAGCCAACCCTGAGCTGGTCAATAAACTGCTCCGGGAAAAGCTGCAATAA
- the nifV gene encoding homocitrate synthase: MEKRKIWIVDTTLRDGEQTAGVVFANREKVRIAQYLDEMGVDQIEAGIPVMGGDEQEAIKQICKLGLKASIMGWNRPVIKDIEASLQCGVDAVAISISTSDIHIKHKLKTSREWVLEHMVRATEFAKKEGMYISVNAEDASRSDMNFLIEFAKAAKQAGADRLRYCDTVGILEPFTTYERIKTLREAVDLEIEMHTHNDFGMATANALAGVRAGANWVGVTVMGLGERAGNSPLEEVIMALKHLYDIDLNFKTEMFREVAEYVSRAAGRELHCSKAIVGSNMFAHESGIHADGAIKNPKTYEAFQPEEVGLERQIIIGKHSGSASLRMKFAEYGIELTKEQAEELLPKIRSAAVSLKRSLFDKELVYIYEDHFGKRD, from the coding sequence ATGGAAAAGAGAAAAATTTGGATTGTTGATACCACCCTGCGGGATGGCGAGCAAACTGCCGGTGTGGTGTTTGCTAACCGGGAAAAGGTACGTATTGCACAATATTTAGATGAGATGGGTGTTGATCAAATAGAAGCGGGTATTCCAGTAATGGGCGGGGACGAACAGGAAGCAATTAAACAAATTTGTAAACTGGGGCTAAAGGCCAGTATTATGGGCTGGAACCGCCCGGTAATCAAGGATATTGAGGCTTCCCTGCAATGTGGTGTGGATGCGGTGGCCATATCTATTTCTACTTCTGATATCCACATTAAACATAAGTTAAAGACCAGCCGTGAATGGGTACTGGAGCATATGGTCAGGGCCACTGAGTTTGCCAAAAAGGAAGGCATGTATATTTCAGTTAACGCTGAAGATGCCTCCCGCAGTGATATGAATTTCTTAATTGAGTTTGCCAAAGCAGCTAAGCAGGCCGGAGCGGATCGCCTGCGTTATTGTGATACGGTAGGTATATTGGAACCATTCACCACCTATGAGCGGATTAAGACATTGAGAGAAGCGGTGGATCTGGAAATTGAAATGCATACCCACAATGACTTTGGTATGGCCACCGCCAATGCCCTGGCCGGAGTGCGGGCAGGGGCCAACTGGGTTGGTGTGACTGTCATGGGGCTGGGTGAACGGGCCGGTAACTCGCCGTTGGAAGAAGTAATTATGGCCCTGAAACATTTGTATGACATTGACTTAAACTTTAAGACCGAGATGTTCCGGGAAGTGGCCGAATATGTTTCCAGGGCTGCCGGTCGGGAACTGCACTGCAGCAAGGCTATTGTGGGTTCTAATATGTTTGCCCACGAATCAGGTATTCACGCTGACGGGGCCATTAAAAATCCTAAAACCTACGAGGCTTTTCAACCGGAAGAAGTTGGTCTGGAGCGGCAAATTATTATTGGTAAGCACTCGGGATCTGCTTCCCTGCGGATGAAGTTTGCTGAATACGGCATTGAATTAACCAAGGAACAGGCAGAAGAATTACTGCCCAAGATTCGCTCAGCGGCAGTATCACTAAAACGATCCTTATTTGACAAGGAATTAGTTTACATTTATGAAGACCACTTTGGAAAGAGGGATTAA
- a CDS encoding 3-isopropylmalate dehydratase large subunit has product MKTTLERGINLGKTIIEKILSAHSGQDCRANDIVVAQVDYIMGQDGTSPLAIRAFENMNGKELFDPDKVALVIDHSAPSPLEGVSALHKLMREFAKQKGCHLYDIGAGVCHQLIPESGQVGPGSLVIGADSHTCTYGALNAFSTGVGSTDLAGGLISGKMWFKVPETVKFVCHGVLPPGVYAKDLILYLIGQVTADGCTYMAAEYTGEAIAALSMEGRFTVANMAIEMGAKAGLMEADEKTFQWLKRYTDREFTPVSSDADANYHQVLEFDVSKLEPQVAKPHRVDNVAPISRVLGAPIQQAFIGTCTNGRLEDLRLAASILEGKKVHPDVRFIVAPASRRVYLDAMAEGVIQKLVEAGAAVVTPGCGPCVGTHNGVPADGETVLSTANRNFKGRMGNSNAEIYLASPATVAASALTGVITDPREFVK; this is encoded by the coding sequence ATGAAGACCACTTTGGAAAGAGGGATTAACTTGGGCAAAACAATTATTGAGAAAATACTTTCTGCCCATAGTGGTCAGGATTGCCGGGCCAATGATATTGTGGTGGCCCAGGTTGACTATATTATGGGCCAAGACGGCACCTCACCACTGGCCATCAGGGCTTTTGAAAATATGAACGGCAAGGAATTATTTGATCCGGACAAGGTGGCCCTGGTGATAGATCACAGTGCCCCCAGCCCCCTGGAAGGGGTGTCGGCCCTGCATAAACTAATGCGGGAGTTTGCTAAACAAAAGGGCTGCCACCTGTATGATATCGGAGCGGGTGTCTGCCACCAGCTAATCCCGGAAAGCGGCCAAGTGGGTCCCGGTAGTTTGGTTATCGGTGCTGATAGTCATACCTGTACCTATGGCGCTCTTAACGCCTTTTCCACCGGGGTTGGTTCCACTGACTTAGCCGGCGGTTTAATTTCCGGTAAAATGTGGTTTAAAGTACCGGAAACAGTGAAATTTGTTTGCCACGGGGTACTGCCCCCAGGGGTATATGCCAAAGACTTAATCCTTTACTTAATCGGGCAGGTTACCGCCGATGGCTGCACCTACATGGCTGCCGAATACACCGGGGAGGCCATTGCCGCCCTGTCCATGGAAGGTCGTTTTACTGTGGCCAACATGGCCATTGAAATGGGAGCTAAAGCCGGCTTAATGGAAGCCGATGAAAAGACCTTCCAGTGGCTTAAACGGTATACGGATAGAGAATTTACCCCGGTTAGCTCCGATGCAGATGCCAATTACCATCAGGTGCTGGAATTTGATGTATCTAAGTTAGAACCCCAGGTGGCCAAGCCACACCGGGTAGATAATGTGGCACCCATTTCCCGGGTGTTGGGTGCCCCCATCCAGCAGGCCTTCATTGGCACCTGTACTAACGGCCGCCTGGAGGATTTACGGTTGGCTGCCTCCATTCTGGAGGGTAAAAAAGTACACCCGGATGTGCGCTTTATTGTAGCTCCGGCCTCCCGTAGGGTCTACCTGGACGCCATGGCCGAAGGGGTCATTCAGAAACTGGTTGAAGCCGGTGCAGCAGTGGTAACCCCCGGCTGCGGCCCCTGTGTGGGTACCCACAACGGCGTTCCTGCCGATGGGGAGACTGTCCTCTCCACCGCCAACCGTAACTTCAAGGGACGTATGGGTAACAGTAATGCCGAAATTTACCTGGCTTCACCCGCTACGGTGGCAGCCTCGGCCTTAACCGGCGTTATTACTGATCCCAGAGAATTTGTGAAGTAG
- a CDS encoding 3-isopropylmalate dehydratase small subunit: MKYQGKCHKFGNDVNTDYIISGKYKFKTLDMNELAKHVMEDLDPDFYNKITPGDFIVAGTNFGCGSSREQAPLAIKHANISAVLAKSFARIFYRNAINTGLPVIECDTDLIDAGDLLDIDLASGYIINRSKDITIAVKPLPQVMIKILNDGGLAAHFRKYGGFKFD, from the coding sequence ATGAAGTATCAAGGTAAGTGCCACAAATTTGGCAATGACGTGAACACCGACTACATCATCTCCGGTAAATATAAATTTAAGACATTGGATATGAACGAACTGGCCAAACACGTGATGGAAGATCTAGATCCGGATTTCTATAATAAAATAACCCCGGGTGATTTCATCGTGGCCGGCACTAACTTTGGCTGCGGCTCCTCCCGGGAGCAGGCCCCGCTGGCCATTAAGCATGCTAACATCAGTGCGGTGCTGGCGAAATCATTTGCCCGGATCTTTTACCGCAACGCCATTAACACCGGTTTGCCGGTTATTGAATGCGATACTGATTTAATTGATGCCGGGGATCTGCTGGATATTGATTTAGCCAGCGGGTATATCATTAACCGGAGCAAGGATATTACCATTGCGGTTAAACCGTTACCCCAGGTAATGATTAAGATATTAAATGACGGCGGGCTGGCAGCCCATTTCCGCAAATATGGCGGTTTTAAATTCGACTAA
- a CDS encoding isocitrate/isopropylmalate dehydrogenase family protein: MVHKVTLIPGDGIGPEITEAARRVIDASGVKISWETVEAGAAVIAQHGTPLPDYVLESIRRNKVALKGPITTPVGKGFRSVNVTLRQELDLYANLRPARTLPGINSRYQGIDLIVVRENTEDLYAGVEHRVGRDAAESIKIITREASERIARFAFDLAQKQGRRKVTAVHKANIMKLSDGLFLDSVRSVAEIYSGITYEEMIVDAMCMKLVQEPEQYDVLVLPNLYGDIVSDLCAGLVGGLGVAPGANIGLECAVFEAVHGSAPQLAGLNQANPLAIILSGVMMLRHLGEYTAAGRIEEAVTKVLQEGQYVTPDLGGTATTGGMAEAIIDKL; encoded by the coding sequence ATGGTGCATAAAGTTACCCTCATCCCCGGAGATGGCATTGGGCCGGAGATTACCGAGGCGGCGCGCCGGGTGATTGATGCCTCAGGAGTAAAGATTTCATGGGAGACAGTTGAAGCCGGAGCTGCCGTTATAGCTCAGCACGGTACACCTCTACCGGATTACGTTTTGGAATCCATCCGCCGCAATAAAGTAGCCCTGAAAGGGCCCATCACCACGCCGGTGGGCAAAGGCTTTCGTAGCGTTAACGTGACCCTGCGGCAGGAACTGGACCTTTACGCTAACCTGCGTCCGGCCCGCACCCTGCCGGGTATTAACAGTCGTTACCAGGGTATTGATCTTATTGTGGTACGGGAGAACACGGAAGACCTTTATGCCGGTGTGGAGCACCGGGTGGGTCGGGATGCAGCTGAGAGTATCAAAATTATTACCCGTGAGGCGTCTGAGCGGATTGCTCGGTTTGCCTTTGATCTGGCCCAGAAACAGGGGCGCCGAAAGGTCACGGCAGTGCATAAAGCGAATATCATGAAGCTTTCGGATGGCTTATTTTTAGACAGTGTCCGGTCGGTGGCCGAGATTTATTCCGGCATTACTTATGAGGAAATGATTGTGGATGCCATGTGCATGAAACTGGTACAAGAACCGGAGCAGTATGATGTGCTGGTGCTACCCAATTTGTACGGCGATATTGTTTCCGACCTGTGTGCCGGATTGGTGGGAGGCCTGGGGGTAGCTCCCGGGGCTAACATCGGCCTGGAATGTGCGGTATTTGAAGCAGTACACGGCAGTGCCCCCCAACTGGCCGGTCTAAACCAGGCCAATCCGCTGGCCATTATCCTCTCCGGCGTAATGATGCTGCGTCACCTGGGTGAATACACAGCGGCCGGTAGAATAGAAGAAGCTGTTACTAAGGTGCTCCAAGAAGGTCAATACGTAACCCCTGACCTGGGCGGCACAGCTACCACCGGCGGTATGGCAGAGGCCATTATTGACAAATTATAA
- a CDS encoding DUF1836 domain-containing protein has product MEERGHDLKKLIEELDLADDIDLSDIPDMELYMEQLLTFFDKKLGHLKRDNTDKIFTKTMINNYTKGGLLPPPQNKKYGKEHIILLILVYNLKNILSFNDIGTLFAPVLKNIEQSDDDIVSLEDIYSTLVDLKRYEFADFRQTFSEKFKLISDKTLSIQNKQEQELAQLFLTVIMLVAQANAAKRMAEQIIDKYFKG; this is encoded by the coding sequence ATGGAAGAAAGAGGACATGACTTAAAAAAACTTATAGAGGAACTTGATCTGGCTGATGACATTGATTTATCGGATATACCAGATATGGAGTTGTATATGGAGCAATTGCTTACCTTTTTTGACAAAAAATTGGGCCATTTAAAAAGGGATAATACTGATAAAATTTTTACCAAAACAATGATTAACAATTACACCAAGGGCGGTTTGTTGCCACCGCCCCAAAACAAAAAGTATGGTAAGGAGCATATCATTTTATTAATCCTGGTTTATAATTTGAAAAATATTTTATCCTTTAACGATATTGGCACTTTATTTGCCCCTGTTTTAAAGAATATTGAACAGTCTGATGATGATATTGTTTCTTTAGAGGATATTTACTCTACATTAGTTGATCTCAAACGATATGAGTTTGCTGACTTTCGCCAAACCTTTAGTGAAAAATTTAAGCTTATCAGTGATAAGACGTTATCTATACAGAATAAACAAGAGCAGGAATTGGCCCAGTTGTTTTTAACAGTGATCATGTTAGTGGCCCAGGCCAATGCTGCCAAAAGAATGGCTGAACAAATAATAGACAAATATTTTAAAGGTTAA
- a CDS encoding DUF4178 domain-containing protein yields the protein MVHIGIIERLSKILKAQKNKQEPVAQEITLFDLQEGQIISLDLEDWVIEGKVTYRQQPGLVLYWIKSAMQRQALLLDKATPDQAVVLTLFPGRLDEADEVKTEYLLDGKRYFLDYHGECEVSVSGKVPVGPGELMFWQYETDQRQVYRIEWQKGRFFHYDGRWIDVFEIEVVA from the coding sequence GTGGTTCATATCGGAATAATTGAGCGTCTCAGTAAGATATTGAAAGCCCAAAAAAATAAGCAAGAACCAGTGGCTCAAGAAATTACTCTCTTTGATCTGCAGGAGGGTCAAATTATCTCGTTAGATCTGGAGGACTGGGTAATCGAGGGCAAAGTGACTTACCGGCAGCAGCCTGGCTTGGTCTTGTACTGGATAAAATCCGCCATGCAACGGCAAGCCCTGCTGCTGGATAAAGCTACACCTGATCAAGCTGTGGTGTTGACATTATTTCCCGGAAGATTGGATGAAGCAGATGAGGTTAAGACCGAATACCTGTTAGATGGTAAGCGTTATTTCCTGGATTATCACGGGGAGTGTGAGGTATCTGTATCCGGAAAAGTACCTGTTGGTCCCGGTGAATTGATGTTTTGGCAATACGAAACGGATCAGCGGCAGGTTTACCGGATTGAGTGGCAAAAGGGGCGTTTTTTCCATTACGACGGGCGATGGATTGATGTATTTGAAATAGAGGTGGTGGCGTGA
- a CDS encoding DUF4247 domain-containing protein, which produces MKRVTKFLILLLLVVALFLTVGCGQSATDYISKNFPLEDVQGNEKDGLQRIYRAENMTVAQVVDKITGQQEPQEKSVKDDKAVLVYDKNIITVKKDDQKAQDSLIFESSYQFVKNNTDYGFWEGYLTARILDHIFGSVGYRGPPYTYTGGGQYKGPWDYTGDAKGDAGSGIKKPGSISKPTTSVGTGEAIRKSSGQSTDDHVISDNNWVGKISSKSSGSIFSKPKTSSGFGKVIRKSRRF; this is translated from the coding sequence GTGAAGCGCGTAACTAAATTTTTAATTCTTTTGCTTTTGGTTGTAGCCTTATTTCTGACGGTTGGTTGCGGGCAGTCAGCCACGGATTATATCAGCAAAAACTTTCCTTTGGAGGATGTGCAGGGCAACGAAAAGGATGGCCTGCAAAGGATCTACCGGGCAGAAAATATGACCGTAGCTCAGGTGGTTGACAAAATCACAGGACAGCAGGAACCCCAAGAAAAGTCCGTTAAAGATGACAAGGCCGTACTGGTTTATGACAAAAATATCATAACTGTTAAAAAGGATGACCAAAAGGCCCAGGATTCTTTGATTTTCGAAAGCAGTTACCAGTTTGTAAAAAACAATACTGATTATGGATTTTGGGAAGGGTATTTAACTGCCAGGATATTGGATCACATATTTGGCAGCGTTGGTTACCGGGGGCCGCCTTATACCTATACCGGTGGGGGCCAATATAAAGGGCCGTGGGATTATACCGGAGATGCAAAAGGGGATGCAGGTTCCGGTATCAAAAAACCAGGCAGCATATCTAAGCCAACCACATCAGTGGGTACCGGGGAGGCAATCCGTAAGTCATCCGGCCAGAGTACCGATGATCATGTCATTTCAGATAATAATTGGGTCGGTAAAATCAGCAGTAAAAGCAGTGGTTCTATTTTTTCCAAACCAAAGACATCCAGCGGATTTGGAAAAGTGATAAGAAAAAGCCGCAGGTTTTAA
- a CDS encoding PspA/IM30 family protein: MGLFKRLKDITLANINAVLDKVEDPVKMLDQYLRDMEEDIRDASEAVAQQIAISKKFERQYQEAAAMVEKRQNDAIKSINAGRDDLAKKALADKKNHELKMNEFKAQFEIQSATAEKLKDQLAEMKTEYEKLKAKRDTLVARANAARAAEKVYAAMSGLGSSLARHGFERMEEKVMAMEARTEASKEFAPGGSDLDKELAELGKDSAVEDELAALKKQLGK, encoded by the coding sequence ATGGGGTTATTTAAAAGATTAAAAGACATAACTCTTGCCAACATTAATGCAGTTCTGGATAAAGTTGAAGACCCGGTTAAGATGCTGGATCAGTATTTACGTGATATGGAAGAAGACATTAGGGATGCCTCAGAAGCAGTGGCACAGCAAATTGCCATTAGCAAGAAATTTGAAAGACAGTATCAAGAAGCAGCAGCCATGGTGGAAAAGCGGCAAAATGATGCCATTAAGTCTATCAACGCCGGGCGGGATGATCTGGCTAAGAAGGCATTGGCAGATAAAAAGAACCATGAGTTAAAAATGAATGAATTTAAAGCTCAATTTGAAATACAATCAGCCACTGCAGAGAAGTTAAAAGATCAACTGGCGGAGATGAAGACGGAGTATGAAAAGCTAAAAGCCAAAAGAGATACCCTGGTGGCCAGAGCCAATGCCGCCAGGGCTGCAGAAAAAGTCTACGCTGCTATGAGTGGACTGGGCAGTAGTTTGGCCAGGCATGGTTTTGAGCGCATGGAGGAAAAGGTTATGGCCATGGAAGCCAGGACAGAAGCAAGTAAGGAATTTGCTCCCGGCGGTTCAGACTTAGATAAAGAACTGGCTGAGTTGGGAAAAGATAGTGCGGTGGAAGATGAACTCGCTGCCTTAAAAAAACAATTAGGTAAATAA
- a CDS encoding carbohydrate-binding protein, which yields MANRTNFGEQSIGAYRLKEMHDAQYPGGVVVDPTPITAGEEVVVFYNGLLAQSGADEVYVHCGFGDNDQWKSVQDLRMAKTGWGWVKSMTMPDTPTRFNFCFHDSAQNWDNNNGHNWSFQVHDGQMNKH from the coding sequence ATGGCTAACAGAACCAATTTTGGTGAACAAAGCATAGGTGCTTATCGCTTAAAAGAGATGCATGATGCTCAGTACCCTGGTGGTGTAGTGGTTGACCCTACGCCCATAACAGCAGGAGAGGAAGTAGTGGTCTTTTATAATGGTCTTTTGGCCCAAAGCGGGGCGGACGAAGTATATGTGCACTGTGGCTTTGGTGACAATGACCAATGGAAATCCGTGCAAGATCTGCGGATGGCCAAAACCGGTTGGGGTTGGGTTAAATCAATGACTATGCCGGATACGCCTACCCGTTTTAATTTCTGCTTCCATGACAGTGCTCAGAACTGGGATAATAACAACGGACACAACTGGAGTTTTCAAGTCCACGATGGGCAAATGAACAAACATTAA
- a CDS encoding glycosyltransferase family 4 protein → MRVVVFSWEYPPISVGGLAQHVFDLTQAMAKQGDDIHVITRGNGSIPDFENVQGVKVYRVNPFKVSSTDFVTWVMQLNMAMLETVIPLLNELDVEIIHAHDWLVAYAAKVCKHAYHIPLISTIHATEWGRHNGLHNDMQRHISDIEWWLTYESWRVICCSHYMHGELRHVFQLPADKIRIIPNGVNPGNFKFSADTTYHRDTYAAPDEKIVYYVGRLVPEKGVQVLLDAVPKILYYHPKTKFVIAGTGPFADELKNKANQMGIGHKVYFTGYVNDLARNSLYHYADVAVFPSLYEPFGIVALEAMAAQTPVVVSDTGGLGEIIHHGVNGMKAYTGNANSLADNILHCLMDPVSARRMREQAYRDVLEQYNWDNIARETKKVYQEIINENRHTHWQRVEHKNTKFMQQ, encoded by the coding sequence TTGAGGGTTGTTGTATTTTCCTGGGAATACCCGCCTATTAGTGTAGGTGGCCTGGCCCAGCACGTTTTTGATTTAACCCAGGCCATGGCTAAACAAGGTGATGATATTCATGTAATAACCCGGGGTAACGGAAGTATACCTGATTTTGAAAATGTCCAGGGTGTTAAAGTTTACCGGGTAAATCCATTTAAAGTTTCATCTACTGATTTTGTTACTTGGGTCATGCAATTAAATATGGCCATGCTGGAAACAGTCATCCCACTGTTAAACGAATTAGATGTTGAAATTATCCATGCCCATGATTGGTTGGTGGCATATGCGGCTAAGGTTTGCAAGCATGCCTATCACATCCCTCTGATTTCTACCATCCATGCCACCGAGTGGGGTAGGCATAACGGTTTGCATAATGATATGCAAAGACATATCAGTGACATTGAATGGTGGTTAACCTATGAATCCTGGCGGGTTATTTGTTGCAGTCATTATATGCACGGAGAGTTAAGGCATGTTTTTCAATTGCCCGCGGATAAAATTAGAATAATTCCCAACGGTGTTAATCCGGGGAATTTTAAATTCAGCGCCGATACTACATACCATAGAGATACCTATGCGGCTCCGGATGAGAAAATAGTCTATTACGTGGGGCGCCTGGTGCCTGAAAAAGGGGTGCAGGTACTGTTGGATGCTGTTCCTAAAATTCTTTATTACCACCCTAAGACTAAATTTGTTATTGCCGGTACCGGACCTTTTGCCGATGAATTAAAGAATAAGGCCAATCAAATGGGTATTGGCCACAAAGTTTATTTTACCGGTTACGTCAATGATTTAGCCCGCAATAGCTTATATCATTATGCGGATGTGGCGGTCTTTCCCAGTCTATATGAACCCTTTGGTATTGTGGCACTGGAGGCAATGGCGGCTCAGACGCCGGTGGTTGTTTCAGATACAGGTGGTCTGGGTGAAATCATTCATCACGGGGTAAATGGTATGAAGGCCTATACCGGCAATGCCAATTCTTTGGCCGATAATATTTTACATTGTCTGATGGATCCTGTGTCCGCCCGGCGCATGCGTGAACAAGCCTACCGCGATGTGCTGGAGCAATATAACTGGGACAATATTGCCAGGGAAACCAAAAAAGTTTATCAAGAAATTATAAATGAGAATCGCCATACCCATTGGCAGCGGGTAGAGCATAAAAATACCAAATTCATGCAACAATAA